In Flavobacteriaceae bacterium, the following proteins share a genomic window:
- the lpxK gene encoding tetraacyldisaccharide 4'-kinase gives MKLVRKILFPIVPIYYAVTWLRNKAYDEGIFNSKSYELPLITVGNLSVGGTGKSPMIEYLIKILQDHYKIATLSRGYKRNTTGFILANEKSSALSLGDEPFQFYQKFKDVIVSVDANRQNGIAELENLAEPPEVILLDDAFQHRKVNANFNILLTTYSKLYVDDFVLPTGDLREPKIGAKRANIIIVTKCPPTISIQEQETIIKKIKPLSHQDVFFSSIKYSDKVYSLDSDISLSKLKVNEFTLVTGIANPKPLIDFLNSEGFSFEHLRFKDHHEFSVNEISILKSKSFILTTEKDFMRLKDKMNSDILYYLPIETKMFQEEEFNKCIKDYVISKTSKTLG, from the coding sequence ATGAAATTGGTGCGAAAAATATTGTTTCCTATAGTACCTATTTATTACGCTGTTACTTGGTTGCGCAATAAAGCTTATGATGAAGGGATTTTTAATTCTAAATCATATGAATTGCCATTAATTACTGTCGGTAATTTGAGTGTTGGTGGAACTGGAAAATCACCAATGATTGAATATCTCATAAAAATATTACAGGACCATTATAAAATTGCAACTTTAAGTAGAGGATATAAGCGTAATACTACTGGTTTTATTTTAGCAAATGAAAAATCTTCTGCTTTATCCCTAGGAGATGAACCTTTTCAATTTTATCAGAAATTTAAAGATGTAATTGTAAGTGTTGATGCTAACAGACAAAATGGAATAGCAGAATTAGAAAATCTAGCTGAGCCCCCAGAAGTTATTTTATTAGATGATGCTTTTCAACACCGAAAAGTTAATGCAAATTTTAATATATTGCTTACTACTTATAGTAAACTTTATGTAGATGATTTTGTATTACCTACAGGAGATTTACGAGAACCAAAAATTGGAGCAAAACGTGCTAATATAATTATAGTTACCAAATGCCCTCCTACAATTAGTATACAAGAACAAGAAACGATTATTAAAAAAATAAAACCATTAAGTCATCAAGATGTGTTTTTTAGTAGTATTAAGTATTCTGACAAAGTATATTCTTTAGATAGTGATATATCATTATCTAAATTAAAAGTAAATGAGTTTACTTTGGTTACTGGAATAGCAAATCCTAAACCATTAATAGATTTTTTAAACTCTGAAGGATTTTCTTTTGAACATTTAAGGTTTAAAGATCATCATGAATTTTCTGTTAATGAAATAAGTATACTTAAGTCTAAATCTTTTATACTTACTACTGAAAAAGATTTTATGAGATTAAAAGATAAAATGAATAGTGATATACTTTACTATCTGCCTATTGAAACAAAAATGTTTCAAGAAGAAGAATTTAATAAGTGTATAAAAGATTATGTAATAAGTAAAACTTCAAAAACGTTAGGCTGA
- a CDS encoding sigma-70 family RNA polymerase sigma factor, translated as MEIKEAIKKAKENNQIAFNFLLDTYWNDVYAFLLKRTENENDAEDITIQSFSRAFDKISSFDETYKFKTWLITISKNIHVDLLRKKKTSISSDRDSHVDKQVQNIIDESPTPEDKLITEQNLAKLLRDIKKLKPHYQEVINLRYFRELSYHEISIELNEPMNNIKVKLLRAKKLLAEIIQGK; from the coding sequence TTGGAAATAAAAGAAGCCATTAAAAAGGCAAAAGAAAACAATCAAATCGCATTCAATTTTTTGCTAGATACATATTGGAATGACGTTTATGCTTTTTTATTAAAGCGTACTGAAAACGAAAACGATGCTGAAGATATTACAATTCAATCTTTTTCTAGAGCTTTTGACAAAATCAGCTCTTTTGATGAAACTTATAAATTTAAAACGTGGTTAATCACAATTTCTAAGAATATTCATGTTGATTTATTAAGAAAGAAAAAAACATCTATTTCTAGTGATAGAGATTCTCATGTAGATAAGCAGGTACAAAATATTATAGATGAATCCCCCACTCCAGAAGATAAATTAATTACTGAGCAAAATTTAGCAAAATTATTGCGAGATATAAAAAAACTAAAACCTCATTATCAAGAAGTTATAAATTTAAGATATTTTAGAGAGTTGAGTTATCATGAAATTTCAATAGAACTCAATGAACCTATGAACAATATTAAAGTGAAACTACTTCGAGCTAAAAAATTATTAGCAGAAATAATACAAGGAAAATAA
- a CDS encoding divalent metal cation transporter: MKFNLKKLGPGLLFAGAAIGVSHLVQSTRAGADFGLGLLWALLLVNLFKYPFFQFGARYASATGESLLDGYKKLGNGILITYYILTFATMFTIQTAVTIVTAGLATTLFGNFSTITIGGLSISSIQIWTVIITLICMTILFIGKYKLLDGIIKIIIITLTISTIGAVIVALTNNNDSLSFVQVLPKGTIEIGFLAAFMGWMPAPLDIAVFHSLWTVEKRKDNNTFNTKTALFDFNIGYISTIVLGICFVFLGYLVMYGSGETFSSSGAIFSNQLIEMYTSSLGSWSYVFIGIAAFTTMFSTTLTTLDASPRAMHRTSQLLFKKIFKKGFLFWIIVLAIGTVVIFFAFASEMGLLIKIATILSFITAPFYAIINYKLIISTHTPKEAKPSSWLHVLSWGGILFLTGFSVWYLTTL, translated from the coding sequence TTGAAATTCAATCTAAAAAAACTTGGCCCAGGATTGTTATTTGCTGGTGCTGCCATTGGAGTATCTCATTTGGTACAATCTACAAGAGCTGGAGCTGATTTTGGTCTAGGTTTATTATGGGCATTGTTATTGGTAAACCTATTTAAATATCCATTTTTTCAATTCGGAGCTAGATATGCTTCAGCTACAGGAGAGAGTTTATTAGATGGGTATAAAAAATTAGGGAATGGTATTTTAATAACCTATTATATACTAACATTTGCCACAATGTTTACCATTCAAACTGCTGTAACTATTGTAACAGCGGGACTTGCCACAACACTTTTCGGAAATTTTTCAACCATTACTATTGGTGGACTTTCAATTTCTAGCATTCAAATTTGGACTGTGATAATCACTTTAATTTGTATGACTATTTTGTTTATTGGAAAGTATAAACTATTAGACGGTATTATAAAAATAATTATAATTACTCTTACGATTAGTACTATAGGAGCTGTAATTGTTGCTTTGACTAACAATAATGATTCACTTTCATTTGTTCAGGTCTTACCTAAAGGCACCATTGAAATTGGTTTTTTAGCAGCTTTTATGGGTTGGATGCCAGCACCATTAGATATTGCTGTTTTTCATTCGTTATGGACAGTCGAAAAAAGAAAAGACAATAATACTTTCAATACAAAAACTGCTCTTTTCGATTTTAATATTGGGTATATCAGCACTATTGTTTTAGGAATTTGCTTTGTATTTTTAGGATATCTAGTTATGTATGGAAGCGGAGAAACATTTAGTAGTTCTGGTGCCATATTTTCAAACCAACTTATAGAAATGTATACTTCTAGTTTAGGAAGTTGGTCTTATGTATTTATAGGTATTGCTGCATTCACTACAATGTTTAGCACGACATTAACAACATTAGATGCTTCACCAAGAGCAATGCATAGAACATCTCAACTATTATTTAAAAAAATATTTAAAAAAGGATTTTTATTCTGGATTATAGTACTAGCCATTGGCACTGTTGTTATCTTTTTTGCCTTTGCTTCAGAAATGGGGTTGTTAATTAAAATAGCTACTATTTTATCTTTTATTACTGCTCCTTTTTATGCGATTATAAATTATAAACTTATTATAAGTACACATACTCCAAAAGAAGCAAAACCTTCATCTTGGTTACATGTTTTAAGCTGGGGAGGTATCCTATTTTTAACAGGATTTAGTGTTTGGTATCTTACCACATTATAG
- a CDS encoding glycosyltransferase, translating into MIVLITLFYIFIGIVFIQLFYYGFLFSQFAASKHHITTQKKHPVSVIICAKNEAKNLKQFLPFVLEQDYPNYEIILINDASSDETLEVMESFKNLHNKIKIVDVENNEAFWGNKKYALTLGIKSASNNILLFTDADCKPISKHWISEMANNFINSKSIVLGYGAYKKSNSLLNKLIRFETLMTAVQYFSYAKIGIPYMGVGRNLAYYKNEFYKADGFISHMQVRSGDDDLFINQVSTVHNTNICFSRKSFTESLPKRSFKDWIIQKRRHVSTSKYYKIKHKFLLGLFYSSQLFFWVLAIILLLFSFNWKVVLSLIILRFVIQFISVGFSAKKLNELDTIFLLPFLELFLIVTQLFIFSSNIISKPNHWK; encoded by the coding sequence GTGATTGTATTAATCACTTTATTTTACATTTTTATTGGTATTGTTTTTATTCAGCTATTTTATTATGGTTTTTTATTCTCACAATTTGCAGCTTCAAAACATCATATTACTACTCAAAAAAAACATCCTGTATCTGTAATCATTTGTGCAAAAAATGAAGCTAAAAACCTCAAACAATTTTTACCTTTTGTATTAGAACAAGATTATCCCAATTATGAAATTATCTTAATTAATGATGCTTCTAGTGATGAAACATTAGAAGTAATGGAGTCATTTAAGAATTTACACAATAAGATTAAAATTGTAGATGTTGAAAACAATGAAGCTTTTTGGGGTAATAAAAAATATGCTTTAACGCTAGGGATAAAATCTGCTTCTAATAATATTTTATTATTTACCGATGCTGATTGTAAACCTATTTCTAAACATTGGATTAGTGAAATGGCAAATAATTTCATTAACTCAAAATCAATAGTACTAGGATATGGAGCTTATAAAAAAAGTAATTCTTTATTAAATAAGCTTATTCGATTCGAAACTTTAATGACTGCTGTTCAATATTTTTCTTATGCCAAAATAGGAATTCCTTATATGGGTGTTGGGAGAAATTTAGCGTATTATAAAAATGAGTTCTATAAAGCAGATGGATTTATAAGTCATATGCAGGTTCGTTCGGGTGATGATGATTTATTTATTAATCAAGTTTCAACTGTTCACAATACTAATATCTGCTTCTCAAGAAAAAGTTTTACAGAATCTTTACCAAAGAGATCTTTTAAGGATTGGATTATTCAAAAAAGACGTCATGTTTCTACTTCAAAATATTACAAGATTAAACATAAATTTCTACTTGGATTATTTTATAGTTCTCAGTTATTTTTTTGGGTTTTAGCGATTATTTTATTGTTATTTTCATTTAACTGGAAAGTTGTTTTATCATTAATTATTTTACGTTTTGTCATTCAATTTATTAGTGTAGGTTTTTCAGCAAAAAAACTCAATGAGTTAGATACCATTTTTCTTCTACCCTTCTTAGAATTATTTTTAATTGTCACACAATTATTTATCTTTAGCTCTAATATCATTTCAAAACCGAATCATTGGAAATAA
- a CDS encoding UDP-N-acetylmuramate dehydrogenase, producing MIISQNISLKSYNTFDIDVKAKHFISVNTIDELKYALSLKEYTKHFILGGGSNMLLTKDIDALVIHLNLKGIEIISTDPYSVNVKVSAGENWHQFVLWAIEHNFGGIENLSLIPGNVGTAPIQNIGAYGVELKDTFVECSVLEIATQSIKTFTNKECNFDYRSSIFKENVKGDFIILDVTFKLASKNHQLKTSYGAIKNELGLMGVDKNPTIKDISKAVITIRSSKLPDPKEIGNSGSFFKNPIISNTIFEALKINFPNIPSYPISKDLVKIPAGWLIEQAGFKGKRFNNYGVHKNQALVLVNYGGAKGKDIYELSLLIQNTIKRIYNINLEAEVNIF from the coding sequence ATGATTATCTCACAAAACATATCTTTAAAGTCCTATAACACTTTTGATATTGATGTTAAGGCAAAGCACTTTATTTCCGTAAATACTATTGACGAACTTAAATATGCATTATCTTTAAAAGAGTACACAAAGCATTTTATTTTAGGAGGAGGAAGTAACATGTTACTTACAAAAGATATCGATGCTCTTGTTATTCACTTAAATTTAAAAGGCATTGAAATTATTTCTACTGATCCTTATTCAGTAAATGTGAAAGTTTCAGCAGGAGAAAATTGGCATCAATTTGTATTATGGGCTATAGAACATAATTTTGGAGGTATTGAAAATTTATCTTTAATTCCTGGTAATGTAGGAACGGCACCTATTCAAAATATTGGTGCATATGGAGTTGAACTTAAAGATACATTTGTAGAATGCTCTGTATTAGAAATTGCTACACAATCTATAAAAACATTTACTAACAAAGAATGTAATTTTGATTATCGTAGTTCAATATTTAAGGAAAATGTTAAAGGTGATTTTATTATTTTAGATGTAACTTTTAAATTAGCTTCAAAAAACCATCAATTAAAAACATCTTACGGAGCAATTAAGAATGAATTAGGGTTAATGGGAGTTGATAAAAATCCTACTATTAAAGATATTTCAAAAGCGGTAATTACTATTCGAAGCTCTAAATTACCAGATCCAAAAGAGATAGGTAATAGTGGTAGTTTTTTTAAAAACCCAATTATTTCGAATACAATTTTTGAAGCTTTAAAAATAAATTTTCCAAACATTCCAAGCTATCCTATTTCAAAAGATTTAGTAAAAATACCTGCAGGATGGCTTATTGAACAAGCTGGTTTTAAAGGAAAACGTTTTAATAATTATGGGGTTCATAAAAATCAAGCTCTAGTGTTAGTAAATTATGGAGGAGCAAAAGGTAAAGACATTTATGAACTCTCTTTACTAATACAAAACACTATAAAACGAATTTATAATATAAATTTAGAGGCTGAAGTAAATATTTTTTAG
- a CDS encoding sigma-70 family RNA polymerase sigma factor, with protein sequence MVTKLEQHIVSLLKKGDKKAITLIYENYSNSLFGVINKVTNDSALAEDALQESFIKIWKNAKKYDSSKAKLFTWMYRIARNTAIDKLRSHNLKFDKEVQIADSNVYKIATSGLNPNTMDLKQHLATLDLKYQTVLNALFFEGMTQQEASDELNIPLGTIKSRLKIGLRELKKIYNP encoded by the coding sequence GTGGTTACAAAATTAGAACAACATATTGTATCGTTATTAAAAAAGGGGGATAAGAAAGCTATTACTCTGATTTACGAGAACTACTCAAACTCTTTATTTGGAGTAATTAACAAAGTAACTAATGACAGTGCTTTAGCAGAAGACGCTCTACAAGAAAGTTTTATTAAAATATGGAAAAATGCAAAAAAATACGATTCAAGTAAAGCAAAACTATTTACTTGGATGTATCGAATCGCTAGAAATACCGCAATAGATAAATTAAGAAGTCACAATTTAAAATTCGATAAGGAAGTCCAAATTGCAGATTCCAACGTATATAAAATAGCTACTTCTGGGTTAAATCCAAATACAATGGATTTAAAACAACATTTAGCAACCTTAGATTTAAAATACCAAACTGTGCTTAATGCTTTGTTTTTTGAAGGCATGACGCAGCAAGAAGCCAGTGACGAATTAAACATTCCCTTAGGTACAATTAAATCTAGATTAAAAATTGGATTACGAGAACTTAAAAAAATCTATAATCCTTAA
- a CDS encoding RNA polymerase subunit sigma-70 — protein MKQKVQEFLESGILNKYIIGDISISETSNVENFINTYPEVKEEYDLLQDQLELAAKTYSKEAPTHILGSILDTLDDSPVIQLQQKTKKSPWIGIAASIAALVFAGTSYLFYNQNQKLLDENNTIAEEIFDLRGDIEKNNDKLDGVMREFLKLNNPETQKYVLRGNERAKELKTVAYINPIEKSTLIDIVALPELSDEQCYQMWAQLQDKMINLGVLSEADRKLKPIPYIKDALALNITIEPKGGNKNASLENSVAEIPINKDN, from the coding sequence ATGAAACAAAAGGTACAAGAATTTTTAGAGTCTGGCATATTAAATAAATATATAATTGGAGATATTTCTATTTCAGAAACAAGTAATGTAGAGAATTTTATTAATACTTATCCTGAGGTAAAAGAAGAATACGATTTACTTCAAGATCAATTAGAATTAGCTGCTAAAACATATTCAAAAGAAGCACCGACACACATTTTAGGTTCTATTTTAGATACATTAGATGATAGTCCAGTTATTCAACTTCAGCAAAAAACAAAAAAATCACCTTGGATTGGTATAGCTGCAAGTATTGCTGCATTAGTTTTTGCAGGCACATCTTATTTATTTTATAATCAAAACCAAAAGCTTCTAGACGAGAATAATACTATTGCTGAGGAGATTTTTGATTTAAGAGGAGATATTGAAAAAAATAATGATAAATTAGATGGGGTGATGCGTGAATTTTTAAAGCTCAACAATCCTGAAACTCAAAAATATGTTTTGAGAGGTAATGAACGTGCTAAAGAGTTAAAAACTGTTGCATACATTAATCCTATCGAAAAATCAACATTAATAGATATTGTAGCCTTGCCTGAACTCTCAGATGAGCAATGTTATCAGATGTGGGCACAATTACAAGATAAAATGATAAATTTAGGAGTATTGAGTGAAGCAGATAGAAAACTCAAGCCTATTCCTTATATTAAAGATGCTTTAGCTTTAAATATTACTATTGAACCTAAAGGTGGTAATAAAAATGCTTCTTTAGAAAATTCTGTTGCAGAAATCCCTATAAATAAAGATAATTAA
- a CDS encoding membrane or secreted protein has product MKLFLITLFLLGLAVAGIAIKIWAKKDGKFAGTCASQNPMLNKNGDACGFCGKMPDQFDSCNEPQHS; this is encoded by the coding sequence ATGAAACTTTTCTTAATTACATTATTTCTTTTAGGTTTAGCTGTTGCAGGTATTGCAATAAAAATTTGGGCAAAAAAAGATGGTAAATTTGCAGGAACTTGTGCAAGTCAAAATCCAATGCTTAATAAAAATGGAGATGCTTGTGGCTTTTGTGGAAAAATGCCTGATCAGTTCGATAGTTGTAACGAACCTCAACATTCGTAA
- a CDS encoding response regulator: MSRIKYYIFVFLVSIASHHYAQNNSGQDSALNKNTIENSINKAELEIQNGNLFDAGSTLRNALINAETIDDKKLQGIIQSKIAKLQYLIEDNDKAKITIIKAINIQRELNDKNNLAISRYISGLIHLKIKEYVTALDLFKSAKTIFEEENRNEFIAEIALNQAICHIELNNLSSASFFIDESISLARKHNIPKVESAALIKNGIVTSKEENYNKALFLTQEGLEKARQIGSLELINDGYKALSDIYTLQENYQEANINLRHYIAINDSIQTIRKETLSPEKNAQSLLNDRDALINKLEAEGLEQKKEDNLSQLTTILSVALITILSLLTLSLYKNNNIRIKTNNMLYRKNDELLTEKERAEIAAKTKTNFLSTVTHELRTPLYAVTGLTNMLLEENPKKEQIQHLKSLKFSGDYLLTFINDILQINKIEANKVELDPEIFNLKHKVENVISALNNSALDNNTMIHFEYDKHLPETFNGDQLKISQILINLIGNSIKFTKNGDIWAKVTLVSKNKSMHNVRLEIKDNGIGITKEKQDNMFESFSQGSVQINRKYGGTGLGLSIVKGLVDILKGKIYLKSELGKGTSFFIEFPLEEAKELAIPVKKDYSKSISDLDLGKVKILVVEDNKINQMITKKILTKMGINCELVDNGEDAVEKVKEIKYDVVLMDIHMPGISGLEATKRIRAFNKELTIFALTAVTLEDKMQEFDDAGFNDIISKPFKQEDFEKKLYEALSGGASSISA, encoded by the coding sequence ATGTCCCGAATCAAATATTACATATTTGTATTTTTAGTTTCAATTGCTTCTCATCATTATGCACAAAATAATAGTGGGCAAGATTCTGCATTAAATAAAAATACTATTGAAAATAGTATTAATAAAGCTGAATTAGAGATACAAAACGGCAACTTATTTGATGCTGGAAGTACACTTAGAAATGCTTTAATTAATGCCGAAACAATTGATGATAAAAAGCTTCAAGGAATAATACAATCGAAAATAGCAAAGCTTCAATATTTAATTGAGGATAATGACAAAGCTAAAATTACAATCATTAAGGCAATTAATATACAAAGAGAACTTAATGACAAAAACAATTTAGCAATATCTAGATATATTTCAGGGTTAATTCATTTAAAAATTAAAGAATATGTAACTGCACTCGATTTATTTAAATCGGCTAAAACAATATTTGAAGAAGAAAATCGCAATGAATTTATTGCAGAGATTGCATTAAATCAAGCTATTTGTCATATAGAATTAAACAATTTGAGCTCTGCTTCATTTTTTATAGATGAATCTATTTCATTAGCAAGAAAACATAATATTCCAAAAGTAGAAAGCGCTGCGTTAATTAAAAATGGTATTGTTACTTCTAAAGAAGAAAATTATAATAAAGCATTATTTTTAACTCAAGAAGGGTTAGAAAAAGCAAGGCAAATTGGTTCGTTAGAATTGATTAATGATGGTTACAAAGCATTAAGTGATATATATACATTACAAGAAAACTATCAAGAAGCTAATATTAACTTAAGACATTATATTGCTATAAATGATTCTATTCAAACTATAAGGAAAGAAACTTTATCTCCAGAAAAGAACGCACAATCTCTTCTTAATGATAGAGATGCGCTTATAAATAAATTAGAGGCTGAGGGGTTAGAACAAAAAAAAGAGGATAATTTATCACAATTAACAACTATACTAAGTGTTGCTTTAATTACGATATTATCACTTTTAACATTGTCATTATACAAAAACAATAATATTAGAATTAAAACTAATAATATGTTGTATCGTAAAAATGATGAACTTTTAACTGAAAAAGAAAGAGCGGAAATTGCTGCAAAAACTAAAACAAATTTTTTATCTACAGTAACACATGAGCTAAGAACTCCACTCTATGCAGTAACAGGTTTAACCAATATGTTATTAGAAGAAAATCCAAAAAAAGAACAAATACAACATTTAAAATCTCTTAAATTTTCTGGAGATTATCTACTTACATTTATTAATGACATTCTTCAAATCAATAAAATTGAAGCTAATAAAGTTGAACTTGATCCAGAAATATTCAACCTTAAACATAAAGTAGAAAATGTAATTTCAGCATTAAATAATTCAGCACTAGATAATAATACAATGATTCACTTTGAGTATGATAAGCATCTCCCTGAAACATTTAATGGTGATCAATTAAAGATATCTCAAATTCTCATTAATTTAATTGGTAATTCAATCAAGTTCACAAAAAATGGAGATATCTGGGCTAAAGTAACGCTTGTTTCAAAAAATAAATCAATGCATAATGTCCGATTAGAGATTAAAGATAACGGTATAGGAATTACTAAAGAGAAGCAAGATAACATGTTCGAGAGTTTTTCTCAAGGTTCGGTGCAAATTAATCGTAAATACGGTGGAACCGGATTAGGGCTTTCTATCGTAAAAGGATTGGTAGATATTTTAAAAGGAAAAATTTATTTAAAAAGTGAGCTCGGTAAAGGAACAAGTTTTTTCATAGAATTTCCATTAGAAGAAGCAAAGGAACTAGCAATTCCTGTAAAAAAGGACTATTCTAAAAGCATTAGTGATTTAGATTTAGGTAAGGTTAAAATTTTGGTTGTAGAAGATAATAAAATCAATCAAATGATTACCAAAAAAATACTAACTAAAATGGGCATCAATTGTGAGCTCGTAGATAATGGTGAAGATGCAGTTGAAAAAGTTAAAGAAATTAAATATGATGTTGTATTAATGGATATACACATGCCAGGTATTAGCGGGTTAGAAGCCACAAAACGCATTAGAGCATTTAATAAAGAACTTACTATTTTTGCACTTACAGCTGTTACTCTTGAAGATAAAATGCAAGAATTTGATGATGCTGGTTTTAACGATATTATTTCTAAACCTTTTAAACAAGAAGATTTTGAAAAGAAATTGTACGAAGCCCTATCTGGTGGAGCTTCATCTATTTCAGCCTAA
- the gap gene encoding type I glyceraldehyde-3-phosphate dehydrogenase, translated as MINIAINGFGRIGRRVFRLIEAQKDIQVVAINDIANTKTLSHLLKYDSIHGVLNAKIGSNENHIIVNNKQVPLLNSKDISTISWKPYNVDYVIECTGKYKTKESLKHHINNGAAKVILSVPPQDDDIKTIALGVNEHTLTKDETIISNASCTTNNAAPMIDIIDKLYNIKQAYITTIHSYTTDQSLHDQPHRDLRRARAAGQSIVPTTTGAAKAITKIFPKLSNVIGGCGIRVPVANGSLTDITFNVRKVATVQEINKAFKNASKNKYEGILEYTEDPIVSIDIVGNTHSCIFDAQMTSVIGDMVKIIGWYDNETGYSSRIIDLIHYLSSK; from the coding sequence ATGATTAATATAGCCATAAATGGTTTTGGAAGAATAGGAAGGCGTGTTTTTAGATTAATTGAGGCACAAAAAGATATTCAAGTTGTTGCTATTAATGATATAGCTAATACAAAAACACTAAGTCATCTATTAAAATATGATAGTATTCATGGAGTTCTTAATGCTAAAATTGGTTCAAATGAAAATCATATCATAGTTAATAATAAACAAGTTCCTTTATTAAATTCAAAAGACATCTCTACAATTAGCTGGAAACCATATAATGTAGATTATGTTATTGAATGCACAGGAAAATATAAGACAAAAGAAAGTTTAAAGCATCATATTAATAATGGAGCTGCTAAAGTTATCTTATCTGTACCTCCACAAGATGATGATATAAAAACGATAGCTCTAGGAGTTAATGAGCATACTCTTACAAAAGACGAAACAATTATCTCTAATGCGTCTTGTACAACAAATAATGCTGCTCCGATGATAGATATTATAGATAAGCTTTATAATATTAAGCAAGCCTATATTACTACAATACATTCTTATACTACAGATCAAAGTTTACATGATCAACCTCATCGTGATTTACGTCGTGCTAGAGCAGCTGGGCAATCTATTGTACCAACTACTACTGGAGCTGCAAAGGCAATTACTAAAATATTTCCAAAATTATCCAATGTTATAGGAGGTTGCGGTATAAGAGTACCTGTAGCCAATGGTTCACTTACAGATATTACATTTAATGTTCGCAAAGTAGCTACGGTTCAAGAAATTAATAAAGCTTTCAAAAATGCTTCAAAAAACAAGTATGAAGGTATTTTAGAGTATACTGAAGATCCAATTGTATCTATTGATATTGTTGGAAATACACACTCTTGTATTTTTGACGCACAAATGACTTCTGTTATTGGAGATATGGTTAAAATCATTGGATGGTATGATAATGAAACAGGGTATTCAAGTAGGATCATTGACTTGATTCACTATTTATCAAGTAAATAA
- the lipA gene encoding lipoyl synthase: protein MSAEIASNTKPERQAKPKWLRVKLPTGKKYTELRGLVDKYQLNTICTSGSCPNMGECWGEGTATFMILGNICTRSCGFCGVKTGRPETVDWDEPEKVARSIKIMQIKHAVLTSVDRDDLKDMGSIMWAETVKAVRRMNPQTTLETLIPDFQGIEQHIDRILNVAPEVVSHNMETVRRLTREVRIQAKYDRSLQVLNYLKTQGQRRTKTGIMLGLGETREEVIETLHDLKDAQVDVVTIGQYLQPSKKHLPVKQFITPDQFTEYKEIGLNLGFRHVESSALVRSSYKAQKHIN, encoded by the coding sequence ATGAGTGCAGAAATTGCTTCAAACACAAAGCCTGAACGCCAAGCAAAACCTAAATGGTTACGCGTTAAACTTCCAACAGGAAAAAAGTATACAGAACTTAGAGGTTTAGTAGATAAATATCAACTAAATACTATATGTACATCTGGTAGTTGCCCTAATATGGGTGAATGCTGGGGAGAAGGAACAGCTACATTTATGATTTTAGGCAATATTTGTACAAGATCCTGTGGCTTTTGTGGTGTAAAAACTGGACGACCAGAAACTGTAGATTGGGATGAACCAGAAAAAGTTGCTCGTTCTATTAAGATTATGCAGATTAAACATGCTGTTCTAACTAGTGTTGATAGAGATGATTTAAAAGACATGGGAAGTATTATGTGGGCAGAAACGGTTAAAGCTGTTCGTAGAATGAACCCTCAAACAACGCTTGAAACACTTATACCTGATTTTCAAGGTATAGAACAACATATCGATAGGATTTTAAATGTTGCACCAGAGGTCGTATCCCATAATATGGAAACAGTTCGCAGGTTAACGAGAGAAGTGCGTATTCAAGCAAAATATGATAGGAGTCTTCAGGTTTTAAATTATTTAAAAACCCAAGGACAACGTCGTACTAAAACTGGAATTATGTTAGGTTTAGGAGAAACCAGAGAAGAGGTTATCGAAACTCTTCACGATCTTAAAGATGCTCAAGTAGATGTAGTTACTATTGGTCAATATTTACAACCAAGTAAAAAGCATTTACCTGTAAAACAGTTTATCACTCCAGATCAGTTTACTGAATACAAAGAGATAGGATTAAATTTAGGGTTCCGCCATGTAGAAAGTAGTGCTCTTGTAAGATCTTCATATAAAGCTCAAAAACATATTAATTAA